One window of Cuculus canorus isolate bCucCan1 chromosome 10, bCucCan1.pri, whole genome shotgun sequence genomic DNA carries:
- the LOC104069047 gene encoding probable G-protein coupled receptor 34 yields MMDPPSTSLPASQLTDHRLNNSCRQIQDEFLSVTLPVMYSLIFIIGLLSNTLALWVFSGSVQRRTSITVYMRNLALSDLLLSLCLPFRITFQSKSEPLIFCNIIGSFFYLNMYVSISFLSLISLDRYLKIIWPLQKFRIHTVSCSTMASAVVWLVHIAFMLPFFFETRGKEPCDHKCFHFRSKSTTAAAFNMVAVVTFFILLLLFLYFYSKIFARLQRVSSVKAQHLNKRTSMRTIAKTFIVLIIFIVCFTPYHVVRIPYILAQVEVISSLPWKQGLHLANELVLCISALNSCLDPVIFFFLSSSFRRAVLCTIQGRLRRALVRNQGRLSHNRSVTEI; encoded by the coding sequence ATGATGGACCCCCCAAGCACCTCCCTTCCTGCCAGCCAGCTCACAGACCACAGACTCAACAATTCCTGCCGCCAGATCCAAGATGAGTTCCTCTCTGTGACACTCCCTGTGATGTACTCCCTCATCTTCATTATCGGGCTGCTCAGCAACACCCTAGCGCTCTGGGTGTTTTCAGGCAGTGTGCAGCGCAGGACCTCCATCACCGTGTACATGAGGAACCTGGCACTCTCTGAcctgctgctctctctctgtctgCCCTTCCGCATCACCTTTCAAAGCAAGAGCGAGCCTCTGATCTTCTGCAACATCATTGGGAGCTTCTTCTACCTCAACATGTATGTCAGCATCTCATTCCTCAGCCTGATCAGCCTTGATCGCTACCTGAAGATCATCTGGCCCTTGCAGAAATTTAGGATTCACACTGTGTCCTGTAGCACCATGGCCTCTGCAGTGGTTTGGTTGGTGCACATAGCATTCatgctgcctttcttttttgagacaagaggaaaagagCCTTGTGACCACAAATGCTTCCACTTCAGGAGCAaaagcaccacagcagcagcttttaacATGGTCGCAGTAGTCACTTTCTTCATCCTGCTCTTGCTCTTCCTCTACTTCTACAGCAAGATATTTGCCAGGCTCCAAAGAGTCTCCTCGGTGAAAGCTCAGCACCTGAACAAGAGGACCAGCATGAGAACGATTGCCAAGACCTTCATAGTCCTGATCATCTTCATTGTATGCTTCACCCCCTATCACGTTGTCCGCATTCCTTACATCCTCGCACAAGTGGAGGTCATTTCTAGTCTGCCCTGGAAGCAGGGTCTCCACCTTGCTAATGAGCTTGTGCTCTGCATCTCAGCCCTCAACAGCTGCCTTGACCCAgtcatcttcttcttcttgtccaGCAGCTTCCGGAGGGCTGTGCTCTGCACCATCCAGGGCAGGCTGAGGAGAGCTCTCGTAAGGAACCAGGGCAGGCTGAGCCACAATAGGTCTGTGACAGAGATATAG
- the LOC128853166 gene encoding 40-kDa huntingtin-associated protein-like encodes MLSSAGGSGTGPGGAGASGTGLGGDGGDFLSRYRLVSAKLRRRFLRKPNVAEAAEQFAALARELRAQESLPYAAWCQLAVARCAQSLFHGPAEAAALAEAARLFLRQERDLRQRLALRGGFGEHVAAAQSCGAFAARLHLERGQPAPAAGPCLELAAALRDTGRPARAAAPLQRAAELLAAARLPLEALRCQAERASCLLLGRDYAGALAALTRAQALAGAGAAGGACPELLARCEVSRVLLLLLLQPPPAKLPPEHARTLERYCWGGSGAGPGPGGGAGAAGGPLPPELFLLLQSAVLACQEKDARALRALQAELWPLLGAEQNHLLHLVLQETLAPAGQGL; translated from the coding sequence ATGCTGTCGAGCGCCGGCGGCTCCGGGACCGGccccggcggggcgggcgccTCCGGGACGGGGCTCGGCGGCGACGGCGGAGACTTCCTGTCGCGGTACCGCCTGGTGTCGGCCAAGCTGCGGCGGCGGTTCCTGCGGAAGCCCAACGTGGCGGAGGCGGCCGAGCAGTTCGCGGCGCTGGCGCGGGAGCTGCGCGCCCAGGAGAGCCTGCCCTACGCGGCGTGGTGCCAGCTGGCCGTGGCGCGCTGCGCCCAGAGCCTCTTCCACGGCCCCGCCGAGGCGGCCGCGCTGGCCGAGGCGGCGCGGCTCTTCCTGCGGCAGGAGCGGGACCTGCGGCAGCGGCTGGCGCTGCGCGGCGGCTTCGGCGAGCACGTGGCGGCGGCGCAGAGCTGCGGCGCCTTCGCCGCCCGCCTGCACCTGGAGCGCGGGCAGCCGGCGCCGGCCGCCGGGCCGTGCCTGGAGCTGGCGGCGGCGCTGCGCGACACGGGCCGGCCCGCCCGCGCCGCCGCGCCCCTGCAGCGGGCGGCCGAGCTGCTGGCGGCGGCGCGGCTGCCGCTGGAGGCGCTGCGCTGCCAGGCCGAGCGcgcctcctgcctgctgctcgGCCGCGACTACGCGGGCGCGCTGGCGGCGCTGACGCGGGCGCAGGCGCTGGCGGGggccggggcggcgggcggcgcctGTCCGGAGCTGCTGGCGCGCTGCGAGGTGTCgcgggtgctgctgctgctgctgctgcagccgcCGCCCGCCAAGCTGCCGCCCGAGCACGCCCGCACGCTGGAGCGCTACTGCTGGGGCGGGAGtggcgcggggccggggcccgggggcggcgcgggggcggcgggcgggccGCTGCCGCCGgagctcttcctgctgctgcagtcgGCCGTGCTGGCGTGCCAGGAGAAGGATGCGCGGGCGCTGCGGGCGCTGCAGGCCGAGCTGTGGCCGCTGCTGGGCGCCGAGCAGAACCATCTGCTGCACTTGGTGCTGCAGGAGACGTTGGCGCCCGCCGGGCAGGGGCTGTGA
- the DKC1 gene encoding H/ACA ribonucleoprotein complex subunit DKC1 has product MAEGDGSTVKKRRKKEKRALADEDVADIQHTEEFFIKPESRVAQLDTSQWPLLLKNFDKLNVMTAHYTPLPSGANPLKREISDYVRSGFINLDKPSNPSSHEVVAWIRRILRVEKTGHSGTLDPKVTGCLIVCIERATRLVKSQQSAGKEYVGIIRLHNAIESEAQLARAIETLTGALFQRPPLIAAVKRQLRVRTIYESKLVEYDPERRLGIFWVSCEAGTYIRTLCVHLGLLLGVGGQMQELRRVRSGILGEKDNMVTMHDVLDAQWQYDNNKDDSYLRRVILPLEKLLTSHKRLVMKDSAVNAICYGAKIMLPGVLRYEDGIELNQEIVVITTKGEAICLAIALMTTAVISTCDHGIVAKIKRVIMERDTYPRKWGLGPKASQKKMMIQRGLLDKHGKPNESTPDSWKKEYVDYRDASKKEAAAVPQPVSQLEKAPKRKRESESESEEAVTPPSPATPPPEELSKKEKKKKKKEKKAREAAESGGEQIEMTTETSTKKKKKKKQKEVEESSE; this is encoded by the exons ATGGCGGAGGGGGACG GTTCCACCGTGAAGAAGCGGcggaagaaggagaagagggcaCTCGCCGACGAGGATGTAGCG GACATCCAGCACACGGAGGAGTTCTTCATCAAGCCCGAGTCCCGCGTGGCCCAGCTGGACACGTCCCAGTGGCCCTTACTGCTGAAG AACTTTGACAAGTTAAATGTGATGACGGCGCACTACACACCTCTTCCTTCTGGCGCTAATCCCCTCAAGAGAGAGATTTCTGACTATGTTAG GTCCGGCTTTATTAACCTTGACAAACCTTCCAATCCGTCTTCCCATGAAGTGGTTGCATGGATCCGACGCATCTTGCGAGTAGAGAAGACGGGGCACAGCGGTACTCTGGATCCGAAGGTCACTGGATGCCTCATTGTATGTATTGAGAGGGCAACACGACTGGTCAAATCGCAGCAGAGTGCAG GCAAAGAGTATGTGGGAATTATTCGGCTGCACAATGCAATTGAAAGTGAGGCGCAGCTTGCCAGG GCAATAGAAACTTTGACAGGCGCGCTGTTTCAGCGACCACCCCTTATTGCTGCTGTGAAACGACAGCTGAGAGTCAGAACCATCTATGAGAGCAAGCTGGTGGAGTACGATCCTGAGAGGAGATTAG GTATCTTCTGGGTCAGCTGTGAAGCAGGCACATACATCCGAACACTCTGCGTTCACCTTGGTTTGCTGCTTGGTGTAGGGGGCCAGATGCAAGAGCTCCGCAGAGTGCGCTCAGGCATCCTCGGAGAGAAG GACAACATGGTGACTATGCACGATGTACTGGATGCACAGTGGCAGTACGACAACAACAAGGATGACAGCTACCTGAGGAGAGTTATCCTGCCATTAGAGAAACTGCTGACTTCACACAAGCGGCTCGTCATGAAAGACAGTGCG GTTAATGCTATTTGCTATGGGGCCAAGATCATGCTGCCTGGTGTCCTGAGGTATGAAGATGGTATTGAGCTTAATCAGGAGATTGTTGTCATCACCACAAAAGGAGAAGCTATCTGCCTAG CCATTGCCTTGATGACCACAGCAGTCATTTCTACCTGCGACCACGGCATTGTGGCGAAGATCAAGAGAGTGATCATGGAGAGAGACACATATCCCCGCAAATGGGGTCTCGGTCCCAAG GCCAGTCAAAAGAAGATGATGATCCAGAGGGGTCTGCTGGACAAGCATGGGAAGCCCAACGAGAGCACACCGGATTCCTGGAAGAAGGAGTATGTAGATTACAG GGATGCTTCCAAGAAAGAGGCAGCTGCTGTCCCCCAACCTGTTTCacagctggagaaggctccaaaa AGAAAACGAGAGTCGGAGAGTGAAAGTGAAGAGGCTGTGACCCCACCATCCCCTGCCACCCCACCACCAGAGGAGCTGagcaaaaaggagaagaaaaagaagaagaaagagaagaaggccagagaggcagctgagagtGGGGGAGAGCAAATAGAAATG ACCACTGAGACCAGcaccaagaagaagaaaaagaagaaacaaaaggaggTAGAAGAGAGCTCGGAGTAA
- the LOC128853179 gene encoding 40-kDa huntingtin-associated protein-like has translation MLSSAGGSGTGPGGAGASGTGLGGDGGDFLSRYRLVSAKLRRRFLRKPNVAEAAEQFAALARELRAQESLPYAAWCQLAVARCAQSLFHGPAEAAALAEAARLFLRQERDLRQRLALRGGFGEHVAAAQSCGAFAARLHLERGQPAPAAGPCLELAAALRDTGRPARAAAPLQRAAELLAAARLPLEALRCQAERASCLLLGRDYAGALAALTRAQALAGAGAAGGACPELLARCEVSRVLLLLLLQPPPAKLPPEHARTLERYCWGGGGAGPGPGSGAGAAGGPLPPELFLLLQSAVLACQEKDARALRALQAELWPLLGAEQNHLLHLVLQETLAPAGQGL, from the coding sequence ATGCTGTCGAGCGCCGGCGGCTCCGGGACCGGccccggcggggcgggcgccTCCGGGACGGGGCTCGGCGGCGACGGCGGAGACTTCCTGTCGCGGTACCGCCTGGTGTCGGCCAAGCTGCGGCGGCGGTTCCTGCGGAAGCCCAACGTGGCGGAGGCGGCCGAGCAGTTCGCGGCGCTGGCGCGGGAGCTGCGCGCCCAGGAGAGCCTGCCCTACGCGGCGTGGTGCCAGCTGGCCGTGGCGCGCTGCGCCCAGAGCCTCTTCCACGGCCCCGCCGAGGCGGCCGCGCTGGCCGAGGCGGCGCGGCTCTTCCTGCGGCAGGAGCGGGACCTGCGGCAGCGGCTGGCGCTGCGCGGCGGCTTCGGCGAGCACGTGGCGGCGGCGCAGAGCTGCGGCGCCTTCGCCGCCCGCCTGCACCTGGAGCGCGGGCAGCCGGCGCCGGCCGCCGGGCCGTGCCTGGAGCTGGCGGCGGCGCTGCGCGACACGGGCCGGCCCGCCCGCGCCGCCGCGCCCCTGCAGCGGGCGGCCGAGCTGCTGGCGGCGGCGCGGCTGCCGCTGGAGGCGCTGCGCTGCCAGGCCGAGCGcgcctcctgcctgctgctcgGCCGCGACTACGCGGGCGCGCTGGCGGCGCTGACGCGGGCGCAGGCGCTGGCGGGggccggggcggcgggcggcgcctGCCCGGAGCTGCTGGCGCGCTGCGAGGTGTCgcgggtgctgctgctgctgctgctgcaaccGCCGCCCGCCAAGCTGCCGCCCGAGCACGCCCGCACGCTGGAGCGCTACTGCtggggcgggggcggcgcggggccggggcccGGGAGCGgcgcgggggcggcgggcgggccGCTGCCGCCGgagctcttcctgctgctgcagtcgGCCGTGCTGGCGTGCCAGGAGAAGGACGCGCGGGCGCTGCGGGCGCTGCAGGCCGAGCTGTGGCCGCTGCTGGGCGCCGAGCAGAACCATCTGCTGCACTTGGTGCTGCAGGAGACGCTGGCGCCcgctgggcaggggctgtga